A window of the Juglans microcarpa x Juglans regia isolate MS1-56 chromosome 5D, Jm3101_v1.0, whole genome shotgun sequence genome harbors these coding sequences:
- the LOC121264385 gene encoding protein NDR1-like, with product MRCESCESSNPLDDETCIANANNFYIWLLQVVALLGILALSLWLILRPRSPKYTIVDFSIPQSSLVKDGQNGTILYNLEIENPNEDSSIYYDDILFTFYFGQDTVGERTIPSFHQGIGKTRQVIDHVDVNSRVWKSLLNAISNATAELKVGLSTKFRYKTWGKKSKHHKLDLEGQLKVGSDGKISSKKKKIKLHHASKKWRRYKA from the coding sequence ATGAGATGCGAGTCCTGTGAAAGTTCAAACCCTCTTGATGATGAGACCTGTATAGCCAATGCCAATAACTTCTACATATGGCTTCTCCAAGTTGTAGCACTCTTGGGTATCCTAGCCCTTTCTCTATGGCTAATCTTGCGTCCCCGATCCCCAAAGTACACCATTGTCGACTTCTCCATCCCCCAGTCCTCGTTAGTCAAGGATGGCCAAAACGGCACGATCTTGTATAACCTTGAAATTGAAAATCCAAACGAAGACTCCAGTATATACTATGATGACATTTTGTTCACATTTTATTTTGGGCAGGATACTGTAGGGGAGAGAACCATACCTTCTTTCCATCAGGGTATAGGTAAAACTCGTCAAGTAATTGATCATGTGGATGTCAATTCACGAGTGTGGAAGTCTCTTCTCAATGCAATATCAAATGCAACAGCCGAGTTGAAGGTTGGGTTATCAACTAAGTTTCGATATAAGACGTGGGGAAAGAAGAGTAAGCATCATAAATTAGACTTGGAGGGTCAGCTAAAAGTTGGCTCGGATGGGAAGATTtcaagcaagaagaagaagattaagCTACACCATGCTTCAAAGAAATGGAGAAGGTATAAAGCCTGA
- the LOC121264382 gene encoding probable UDP-3-O-acylglucosamine N-acyltransferase 2, mitochondrial isoform X3, translated as MAQAVRKLYNLGSSSSPISHLIYNKHKANSHGLYALSPWGKSIRCHFSVGNCQDGSSASSYTSDDGAGLSHQEFQRWQNGGGAFHKSACIDPTALIETGAIVHPKSVVGAYVHIGSGTVIGPSVTIGQLTKIGYNVALSNCSIGDSCVIHNGVCIGQDGFGFLVDEKGNILKKPQLLDARVGNHVEIGANTCIDRGSWRDTVIGDHSKIDNLVQVRLAAISCVTKDIKEPGDYGGFPAVPISEWRRQVASQSRTSKKRVD; from the exons atGGCACAAGCTGTTCGAAAACTATACAACTTGGGCTCCTCCTCCTCTCCAATATCTCACCTCATTTACAACAAGCATAAGGCGAATAGTCATGGCCTATATGCGTTATCTCCATGGGGAAAAAGTATTCGTTGTCATTTCTCAGTGGGAAATTGCCAAGACGGCTCTAGTGCTTCCTCTTATACGTCTG ATGATGGTGCTGGACTAAGCCACCAAGAATTCCAGAGATGGCAAAATGGAGGTGGCGCATTCCACAAGTCAGCTTGCATTGATCCGACAGCACTCATAGAGACTGGTGCTATAGTTCATCCAAAATCCGTTGTAGGTGCATATGTTCATATCGGATCGGGAACTGTAATCGGACCTTCTGTTACAATTGGCCAATTGACAAAAATAGG ATACAATGTCGCACTCAGTAATTGCAGCATAGGTGATTCATGTGTAATCCACAATGGAGTTTGCATTGGTCAAGATG GATTTGGTTTTCTTGTGGATGAAAAAGGGAACATCTTGAAGAAGCCTCAA TTGCTGGATGCTAGGGTGGGGAACCATGTGGAGATTGGTGCAAATACATGTATTGACAGGGGGAG TTGGAGAGATACAGTTATAGGGGATCATTCAAAGATAGATAATTTAGTTCAG GTCAGGCTTGCTGCTATTAGCTGTGTCACCAAAGATATCAAAGAACCTGGGGATTATGGCGGCTTCCCTGCT GTTCCAATTAGCGAGTGGCGAAGACAAGTTGCTTCACAATCTCGGACATCAAAGAAAAGGGTTGATTAA
- the LOC121264392 gene encoding NDR1/HIN1-like protein 26, whose protein sequence is MHPKPANQSRQIKRHHTPREIVHRVRESLTTRVSKMVCAIFLMFLFVLGLTTFILWLSLRPHRPRFHVQEFSIPGLGQATAFENAQISFNVTIRNPNEHIGIYYDSMDGSVYYKDQKIGSNQLLFPFYQEPKNTTVVADLLSGEALTVNSQRWTEFMNDRAAGMVVFRLEITSIIRFKISRWSSKHHRAHTNCHVSVGPDGVILPTSRDKRCPVYFT, encoded by the coding sequence atgcatccCAAACCGGCCAACCAGTCCAGACAAATAAAACGTCACCACACCCCACGAGAAATCGTCCACCGGGTTCGAGAAAGCCTCACCACCCGTGTCTCCAAGATGGTATGTGCCATTTTCTTGATGTTTCTATTTGTACTCGGCTTGACCACTTTCATTCTATGGCTTAGTCTACGCCCACACCGCCCGAGATTCCATGTCCAGGAGTTTTCGATTCCGGGTCTGGGCCAAGCAACCGCATTCGAGAACGCCCAAATATCTTTTAACGTGACGATTCGGAACCCGAACGAACACATCGGCATCTACTACGATTCCATGGATGGGTCAGTTTACTATAAGGATCAGAAAATCGGGTCGAATCAGTTGTTGTTCCCGTTTTACCAGGAGCCGAAGAATACTACAGTGGTGGCAGACCTACTGAGTGGGGAGGCATTGACGGTGAATAGCCAGCGTTGGACGGAGTTCATGAATGATCGTGCGGCGGGAATGGTGGTGTTCCGTCTTGAAATAACCTCGATCATCAGATTTAAGATCTCCAGGTGGAGTAGCAAGCACCATCGGGCCCACACCAACTGTCATGTTTCGGTGGGACCTGACGGGGTGATCTTGCCAACTTCAAGAGACAAGAGATGTCCTGTTTATTTCACTTGA
- the LOC121264382 gene encoding probable UDP-3-O-acylglucosamine N-acyltransferase 2, mitochondrial isoform X1 encodes MAQAVRKLYNLGSSSSPISHLIYNKHKANSHGLYALSPWGKSIRCHFSVGNCQDGSSASSYTSDDGAGLSHQEFQRWQNGGGAFHKSACIDPTALIETGAIVHPKSVVGAYVHIGSGTVIGPSVTIGQLTKIGYNVALSNCSIGDSCVIHNGVCIGQDGFGFLVDEKGNILKKPQLLDARVGNHVEIGANTCIDRGSWRDTVIGDHSKIDNLVQIGHNVVVGKSCMLCGQVGIAGSVTIGDYVTFGGRVAVRDHVSIVSKVRLAAISCVTKDIKEPGDYGGFPAVPISEWRRQVASQSRTSKKRVD; translated from the exons atGGCACAAGCTGTTCGAAAACTATACAACTTGGGCTCCTCCTCCTCTCCAATATCTCACCTCATTTACAACAAGCATAAGGCGAATAGTCATGGCCTATATGCGTTATCTCCATGGGGAAAAAGTATTCGTTGTCATTTCTCAGTGGGAAATTGCCAAGACGGCTCTAGTGCTTCCTCTTATACGTCTG ATGATGGTGCTGGACTAAGCCACCAAGAATTCCAGAGATGGCAAAATGGAGGTGGCGCATTCCACAAGTCAGCTTGCATTGATCCGACAGCACTCATAGAGACTGGTGCTATAGTTCATCCAAAATCCGTTGTAGGTGCATATGTTCATATCGGATCGGGAACTGTAATCGGACCTTCTGTTACAATTGGCCAATTGACAAAAATAGG ATACAATGTCGCACTCAGTAATTGCAGCATAGGTGATTCATGTGTAATCCACAATGGAGTTTGCATTGGTCAAGATG GATTTGGTTTTCTTGTGGATGAAAAAGGGAACATCTTGAAGAAGCCTCAA TTGCTGGATGCTAGGGTGGGGAACCATGTGGAGATTGGTGCAAATACATGTATTGACAGGGGGAG TTGGAGAGATACAGTTATAGGGGATCATTCAAAGATAGATAATTTAGTTCAG ATTGGTCATAATGTAGTTGTTGGGAAAAGTTGCATGCTTTGTGGACAAGTTGGGATTGCGGGTTCAGTGAC TATAGGAGACTATGTTACTTTTGGGGGAAGGGTAGCAGTTCGGGATCACGTTTCCATTGTTTCAAAG GTCAGGCTTGCTGCTATTAGCTGTGTCACCAAAGATATCAAAGAACCTGGGGATTATGGCGGCTTCCCTGCT GTTCCAATTAGCGAGTGGCGAAGACAAGTTGCTTCACAATCTCGGACATCAAAGAAAAGGGTTGATTAA
- the LOC121265631 gene encoding NDR1/HIN1-like protein 2, whose translation MADDLEEPSGSQPILQQTSEPEPSIYVWILQVVSVLILSSLVIWLCLTPKSPICIITHAYVPALDVGNSTSYHPHNTSILLNFEFLNPNKRMGIYYKDICITLYCSDAVIGSNSLPDFYQGYRMTTAYEVLVSADRQFCKGITDGTAPLKVCLESVVKYKIFRSNTKHRRLFNEAYLRIGSNGRMSGEKNIKLMHHK comes from the coding sequence atggCTGATGATCTCGAAGAACCCTCAGGATCTCAACCCATTCTCCAACAAACCTCTGAACCAGAACCTTCAATATATGTGTGGATTCTCCAAGTTGTATCCGTGTTGATACTTTCCTCGTTGGTAATATGGCTATGTCTAACTCCAAAGAGTCCCATTTGCATCATCACCCACGCCTACGTTCCAGCCTTAGACGTTGGGAATTCTACCTCTTATCATCCCCACAACACCTCCATTCTCCTGAATTTCGAGTTCTTAAACCCCAACAAAAGGATGGGAATCTACTACAAGGACATCTGCATAACATTGTACTGCAGTGATGCTGTCATTGGCTCCAACTCTTTGCCGGATTTCTATCAAGGTTACAGAATGACTACAGCTTATGAAGTGCTAGTGAGTGCTGATCGACAGTTCTGTAAAGGAATTACAGATGGAACAGCACCGTTAAAGGTTTGCTTGGAAAGTGTTGTCAAATATAAGATATTCAGATCCAACACAAAGCATCGCCGGTTATTTAATGAAGCTTATTTGCGTATCGGTTCAAATGGGAGGATGTCAGGAGAGAAGAATATAAAGCTAATGCACCACAAGTGA
- the LOC121264382 gene encoding probable UDP-3-O-acylglucosamine N-acyltransferase 2, mitochondrial isoform X2, producing the protein MAQAVRKLYNLGSSSSPISHLIYNKHKANSHGLYALSPWGKSIRCHFSVGNCQDGSSASSYTSDDGAGLSHQEFQRWQNGGGAFHKSACIDPTALIETGAIVHPKSVVGAYVHIGSGTVIGPSVTIGQLTKIGYNVALSNCSIGDSCVIHNGVCIGQDGFGFLVDEKGNILKKPQLLDARVGNHVEIGANTCIDRGSWRDTVIGDHSKIDNLVQIGHNVVVGKSCMLCGQVGIAGSVTSGLLLLAVSPKISKNLGIMAASLLFQLASGEDKLLHNLGHQRKGLIKSCEMI; encoded by the exons atGGCACAAGCTGTTCGAAAACTATACAACTTGGGCTCCTCCTCCTCTCCAATATCTCACCTCATTTACAACAAGCATAAGGCGAATAGTCATGGCCTATATGCGTTATCTCCATGGGGAAAAAGTATTCGTTGTCATTTCTCAGTGGGAAATTGCCAAGACGGCTCTAGTGCTTCCTCTTATACGTCTG ATGATGGTGCTGGACTAAGCCACCAAGAATTCCAGAGATGGCAAAATGGAGGTGGCGCATTCCACAAGTCAGCTTGCATTGATCCGACAGCACTCATAGAGACTGGTGCTATAGTTCATCCAAAATCCGTTGTAGGTGCATATGTTCATATCGGATCGGGAACTGTAATCGGACCTTCTGTTACAATTGGCCAATTGACAAAAATAGG ATACAATGTCGCACTCAGTAATTGCAGCATAGGTGATTCATGTGTAATCCACAATGGAGTTTGCATTGGTCAAGATG GATTTGGTTTTCTTGTGGATGAAAAAGGGAACATCTTGAAGAAGCCTCAA TTGCTGGATGCTAGGGTGGGGAACCATGTGGAGATTGGTGCAAATACATGTATTGACAGGGGGAG TTGGAGAGATACAGTTATAGGGGATCATTCAAAGATAGATAATTTAGTTCAG ATTGGTCATAATGTAGTTGTTGGGAAAAGTTGCATGCTTTGTGGACAAGTTGGGATTGCGGGTTCAGTGAC GTCAGGCTTGCTGCTATTAGCTGTGTCACCAAAGATATCAAAGAACCTGGGGATTATGGCGGCTTCCCTGCT GTTCCAATTAGCGAGTGGCGAAGACAAGTTGCTTCACAATCTCGGACATCAAAGAAAAGGGTTGATTAAGAGTTGTGAGATGATTTAA
- the LOC121264377 gene encoding cysteine-rich receptor-like protein kinase 10: protein MNHPHISPRLIRLLTFSAFLAFLLWELAYADPPYSFCPETSAGYIDGSPFKNNLDELLSLSLSASSSSKFYNTSTGNGADRVYGVHMCLDYVTNEDCGKCIATATKDILNLCPYTREAVVWEELCQLRYSNQNFFGQVNVTGNRDQHNSQNISEPSHFNSVVKETLNNLTTEAAAFNLSAKMYATGEVEYFEDKTIYALVQCTRDLSGDGCNSCLKKAIADVLKCCYFSIGARLFSPSCFLRYEFYNFYGATSSVNGQGSGSGGRKIWMNMIIIIVVSACFAMVLFASSIYCLANKKARKRKKEVVCQRANNSTNPSVSRFHHRNFQGRYEPQAQDFPYIELASIQAATDNFSDSNKLGEGGFGPVYKGLLSDGKEVAVKRLSFGSEQGSEEFTNEVLLIMKLQHKNLVKLLGFCVEGEERLLVYEFMPNSSLDVFLFDRSRCAQLSWSRRLNIIDGIARGILYLHQDSRLRIIHRDIKPSNVLLDNDMNPKISDFGMARIFAGSEGEANNTAKIAGTYGYMAPEYAMDGLYSIKSDVFSFGVLLIEIMSGTRNAGFHQSKRAPSLLAYAWQVWNEGKAMELLDPLLIDSCCEDDFLRYIHVGLLCAQEDANYRPTMSSVVAMLKSEPGTLCQPERPAFCVGRFIDHDETDPDRLSFNGLSISNIGPR from the exons ATGAATCATCCCCATATCAGTCCAAGATTAATTCGATTACTTACGTTTTCTGCTTTTCTTGCCTTTCTCCTATGGGAGCTGGCCTATGCCGACCCTCCTTATAGCTTTTGTCCTGAAACAAGTGCTGGCTATATAGACGGCAGTCCATTTAAAAATAACCTTGATGAACTCCTCTCTTTATCCTTaagtgcttcttcttcttccaaattCTATAATACCTCCACAGGAAATGGTGCAGATAGAGTTTATGGTGTACACATGTGCCTCGACTATGTCACAAATGAAGACTGCGGGAAGTGCATAGCAACCGCTACAAAAGACATTTTGAACCTTTGTCCATACACAAGGGAAGCAGTTGTATGGGAGGAGCTATGCCAGCTGCGCTATTCCAACCAAAATTTCTTTGGCCAGGTGAATGTCACAGGAAACAGGGACCAACATAACTCGCAGAATATTTCCGAACCATCACATTTCAATTCTGTTGTTAAGGAGACTTTGAATAACCTTACGACCGAGGCAGCAGCTTTCAATCTTTCAGCTAAAATGTATGCTACCGGAGAAGTAGAGTACTTTGAGGATAAAACAATATATGCTCTTGTGCAGTGCACAAGAGACTTATCTGGTGATGGCTGTAATTCATGCCTTAAGAAGGCCATTGCAGATGTATTAAAGTGCTGCTACTTCTCCATCGGTGCAAGGCTTTTTAGTCCTAGTTGCTTCTTGAGGTATGAGTTCTACAACTTTTATGGCGCGACATCTTCAGTGAATGGCCAAGGATCAGGAA GCGGTGGAAGGAAAATATGGATGAACATGATTATCATTATAGTTGTATCAGCATGCTTCGCGATGGTACTTTTTGCTTCCAGCATTTATTGTCTTGCGAACAAAAAGGCTCGGAAAC GGAAGAAAGAAGTTGTTTGTCAGCGAGCAAATAATAGTACTAATCCTAGTGTCTCACGCTTTCATCACCGCAATTTTCAAGGAAGATATGAGCCACAAGCTCAAGATTTCCCCTATATTGAGTTGGCATCAATACAAGCAGCTACTGACAACTTCTCCGATTCAAATAAGCTTGGGGAAGGTGGTTTTGGTCCTGTTTACAAG gGTTTACTAAGTGATGGAAAGGAAGTAGCGGTTAAGAGGCTGTCCTTCGGTTCCGAGCAGGGTTCAGAAGAATTTACAAATGAGGTTCTACTTATAATGAAGCTTCAACACAAAAATCTTGTCAAGCTTCTTGGTTTTTGCGTAGAGGGAGAGGAAAGGCTGCTTGTTTATGAATTCATGCCCAACAGCAGCCTAGATGTCTTTCTCTTTG aTCGAAGCAGATGTGCACAACTCAGTTGGAGCAGACGACTTAATATAATAGATGGAATCGCAAGGGGAATTCTTTATCTTCACCAGGATTCTCGACTTAGAATCATTCATAGGGACATAAAACCTAGTAATGTCTTACTGGACAATGACATGAACCCCAAGATCTCAGACTTTGGAATGGCAAGGATCTTTGCTGGAAGCGAGGGCGAAGCTAATAATACTGCTAAAATTGCTGGGACCTA CGGGTACATGGCTCCGGAGTATGCAATGGATGGACTATATTCCATTAAGTCTGATGTGTTTAGCTTTGGTGTACTCTTGATTGAGATCATGTCTGGGACAAGAAATGCTGGCTTCCATCAATCAAAACGTGCTCCTAGCCTACTAGCATAT GCATGGCAAGTATGGAATGAAGGAAAAGCAATGGAATTGCTGGATCCTTTATTGATTGACTCATGCTGTGAAGATGATTTTTTAAGATACATTCATGTCGGATTGCTGTGTGCGCAAGAGGATGCAAATTATAGGCCAACCATGTCATCTGTTGTTGCGATGTTGAAGAGTGAACCTGGAACTCTTTGCCAACCTGAGCGACCTGCCTTTTGTGTGGGCAGATTCATTGATCACGACGAAACAGATCCCGACAGACTCTCTTTCAATGGCTTGTCGATTTCCAATATTGGGCCACGGTGA